In the Constrictibacter sp. MBR-5 genome, one interval contains:
- a CDS encoding OPT family oligopeptide transporter: protein MALRPQHPAPRPVPELTVRAVVTGMLIGALLTPCNVYSGLKIGWAFNMSIAAGLIGFGLWRALGRRWGLLENNINQTAASSAASIISGGLVAPIPAWQLITGGSLPFPLLAFWVFVVSALGIVVAAGIRNQMLVREQLQFPAGVATAATMRQIHGDGPEAARGLRLLLGGGAVSALLKLVDGATGSLPRLALPAVGAAPPTAANLGFVLDPSLLMVGFGAIVGLRIGLSLLIGAVLAWALLGPLAVAQGWAEAGPADAAAPWFGALVEWLLWPGVTLMVVATLTSLAITLVRIARRRRRGRAATASLPPTLPLPVFVAAFGVCLLLAATAQVMIFGIGAWQAALAVVLSFVLAAVAARVAGETGIAPIGAVGKVTQLSFGAITPGDATANLMAANVTGGAAGQAADLLQDLRTGMIVGASPAFQAVAQVFGVLTGSLVGSLVYLVLIPDPAGMLLTAEWPAPAVATWKAVAEVMAQGPGALPPAAMPAMAVAGVAGLLLALAESFLPARLARMVPSGAAVGLAFVIPAWNALSFFLGAVAAALLRRAAPDWADRYTTVLAAGLVAGESIAGVVMAGMQIAG, encoded by the coding sequence ATGGCATTGAGGCCACAGCACCCGGCTCCGCGCCCCGTCCCCGAACTCACCGTCCGTGCCGTCGTCACGGGCATGCTCATCGGCGCCCTGCTGACGCCTTGCAATGTCTATAGCGGGCTGAAGATCGGCTGGGCGTTCAACATGTCGATCGCCGCCGGGCTGATCGGGTTCGGGCTTTGGCGCGCGCTGGGGCGGCGCTGGGGGCTGTTGGAGAACAACATCAACCAGACGGCCGCATCGTCCGCGGCGTCGATCATCTCCGGCGGGCTGGTGGCGCCGATTCCGGCCTGGCAGCTGATCACGGGCGGCAGCCTGCCCTTCCCGCTGCTCGCCTTCTGGGTGTTCGTGGTGAGCGCCCTCGGCATCGTCGTGGCGGCGGGCATCCGCAACCAGATGCTGGTGCGCGAACAGCTGCAGTTCCCGGCCGGCGTCGCGACGGCGGCGACGATGCGCCAGATCCACGGCGACGGACCGGAGGCGGCACGCGGGCTGCGGCTGCTGCTGGGCGGCGGCGCGGTGTCGGCGCTGCTGAAGCTGGTCGACGGCGCGACGGGTTCCCTGCCCCGGCTGGCGCTGCCGGCCGTCGGCGCCGCACCGCCGACGGCGGCCAACCTGGGATTCGTGCTGGATCCGTCGCTGCTGATGGTGGGGTTCGGCGCGATCGTCGGGCTGCGGATCGGCCTTTCGCTGCTGATCGGGGCGGTGCTGGCCTGGGCGCTGCTCGGGCCGCTCGCCGTCGCGCAGGGCTGGGCCGAAGCGGGGCCGGCGGATGCCGCCGCCCCCTGGTTCGGCGCCCTGGTCGAATGGCTGCTGTGGCCGGGGGTGACCCTGATGGTCGTCGCGACGCTGACCTCGCTCGCGATCACGCTGGTCCGCATCGCCCGCCGGCGCCGGCGGGGCAGGGCGGCCACCGCCTCGCTCCCGCCGACACTGCCGCTGCCCGTCTTCGTCGCCGCCTTCGGCGTCTGCCTGCTGCTGGCGGCGACCGCGCAGGTGATGATCTTCGGCATCGGCGCGTGGCAGGCGGCGCTCGCCGTCGTGCTGAGCTTCGTGCTCGCCGCCGTGGCGGCGCGGGTCGCCGGCGAGACTGGCATCGCGCCGATCGGCGCGGTCGGCAAGGTCACGCAGCTGAGCTTCGGCGCCATCACGCCCGGCGACGCCACCGCCAACCTGATGGCCGCCAACGTCACCGGCGGGGCGGCGGGACAGGCGGCGGACCTGCTGCAGGACCTGCGAACGGGCATGATCGTCGGTGCCTCGCCCGCCTTCCAGGCGGTGGCACAGGTGTTCGGCGTGCTGACGGGCAGCCTCGTCGGGAGCCTCGTCTATCTGGTGCTGATCCCGGACCCGGCCGGCATGCTGCTGACCGCGGAATGGCCGGCGCCGGCGGTGGCGACCTGGAAGGCGGTCGCCGAGGTGATGGCGCAGGGACCGGGTGCGCTGCCGCCGGCCGCGATGCCGGCGATGGCCGTGGCCGGCGTGGCCGGCCTGCTGCTGGCGCTCGCCGAGAGCTTCCTGCCGGCGCGGCTGGCACGCATGGTACCGAGCGGCGCCGCGGTCGGCCTCGCCTTCGTCATCCCGGCCTGGAATGCACTCTCGTTCTTCCTGGGTGCCGTCGCCGCGGCGCTGCTGCGGCGGGCGGCGCCGGACTGGGCCGACCGCTACACCACCGTCCTGGCCGCCGGACTGGTCGCCGGCGAGAGCATCGCCGGGGTGGTCATGGCGGGGATGCAGATCGCCGGCTGA
- a CDS encoding C4-dicarboxylate ABC transporter substrate-binding protein gives MKRIRTSVFGIACIAAAVLAIAPLSGTVFGASALAADKVQWNHSVWGGPRAVTRGIEHIAEQVDKASGGNFTIRVHYGDAISPAKENLDGIKLGAFESAHFCASYHPGKNPAMNGLDLPFLPIDGFDAMESVFDAYYNHPVVVAEMGRWGAIPYMSNILPQYEFMGVGTPPKDLEGWKNKRVRALGGIGEAMRRLGSVPTTVPAPEVYTALERGMVEAASFPFTYSHVAFKLNEISSWYTGNMAPGTLGGCGMVVNKAAFERLPPEWQKALMDAKAGAYDALANGSIEADKANLPLFKKQGLIEVRYTEEQLERFREIGGRPVWDAWVKETEAKGLPGQELLDFILAETRKAKKS, from the coding sequence ATGAAGCGCATCCGGACCAGTGTCTTTGGTATCGCATGCATAGCCGCGGCCGTCCTTGCCATCGCCCCGCTCTCGGGGACGGTCTTCGGAGCGAGCGCCCTGGCCGCCGACAAGGTCCAGTGGAACCATTCCGTGTGGGGTGGCCCGCGTGCGGTGACGCGCGGCATCGAACATATCGCCGAGCAGGTCGACAAGGCATCCGGCGGCAATTTCACGATCCGCGTCCACTATGGCGACGCGATCTCCCCCGCCAAGGAGAACCTCGACGGCATAAAGCTCGGCGCCTTCGAGTCCGCCCATTTCTGCGCCTCATACCACCCCGGCAAGAACCCGGCGATGAACGGGCTGGATCTGCCCTTCCTGCCGATCGACGGCTTCGATGCCATGGAGAGCGTCTTCGACGCCTACTACAACCATCCCGTCGTCGTCGCCGAGATGGGGCGCTGGGGCGCCATCCCCTACATGTCGAACATCCTGCCGCAATACGAATTCATGGGCGTCGGCACGCCGCCAAAGGATCTCGAAGGCTGGAAGAACAAGCGCGTCCGCGCGCTCGGCGGCATCGGCGAGGCGATGCGCCGCCTCGGCTCGGTGCCGACGACGGTTCCGGCGCCGGAGGTCTATACCGCCCTGGAGCGCGGCATGGTGGAGGCCGCCTCGTTCCCGTTCACCTACTCCCACGTCGCCTTCAAGCTGAACGAGATCAGCAGCTGGTACACCGGCAACATGGCGCCGGGCACGCTCGGCGGCTGCGGGATGGTGGTGAACAAGGCCGCCTTCGAGCGCCTGCCCCCCGAATGGCAGAAGGCGCTCATGGACGCGAAGGCGGGCGCCTACGACGCGCTCGCGAACGGGTCGATCGAGGCCGACAAGGCGAACCTGCCCTTGTTCAAGAAGCAGGGTCTGATCGAGGTGCGGTACACGGAGGAGCAGCTGGAACGCTTCCGCGAGATTGGCGGGCGCCCGGTTTGGGACGCCTGGGTCAAGGAGACCGAGGCGAAAGGGCTGCCGGGGCAGGAACTGCTCGACTTCATCCTCGCGGAGACCCGCAAGGCGAAGAAGTCGTGA
- a CDS encoding SDR family oxidoreductase yields the protein MRVMVTGAGGGIGRAISIRLAQDARTRGEAASFALIDLHAGSALDETAAAVKAEGASVFAFAGNLADPAIPGRMVEQAVEAMGGLDVLISNAGVNAPGLLKDLALEDWDRVFAVNTRPTWLLAKAAYPHLKAARGAIVSIASMSGMQPHTGLGAYSASKAALIILTKQIAQEWAADGIRANSVSPGFVESPMTADLYANPAVRASREAFVPLGRIAQPDDIAAVVSFLAGPDARYVTGQNILTDGGLCDSILDKTPGRPSAGPKA from the coding sequence ATGCGCGTGATGGTGACGGGAGCCGGCGGCGGGATCGGGCGGGCGATCAGTATCAGGCTCGCACAGGATGCGCGGACGCGCGGCGAGGCGGCATCGTTCGCCTTGATCGACCTCCACGCAGGCAGTGCGCTCGACGAGACCGCCGCGGCCGTAAAGGCGGAGGGGGCGAGCGTCTTCGCATTCGCCGGCAACCTCGCGGATCCGGCAATCCCCGGCCGGATGGTCGAGCAGGCTGTCGAAGCGATGGGCGGCCTCGACGTTCTGATCAGCAACGCCGGCGTGAACGCTCCGGGCCTCCTGAAGGATCTGGCGCTGGAGGACTGGGATCGCGTCTTCGCCGTCAATACGCGGCCGACCTGGCTGTTGGCCAAGGCCGCCTATCCGCATCTGAAGGCGGCGCGCGGCGCGATCGTCTCGATCGCGTCGATGTCGGGCATGCAGCCGCATACGGGCCTCGGCGCCTACAGTGCCTCAAAGGCGGCGCTGATCATCCTCACCAAGCAGATCGCGCAGGAATGGGCGGCCGACGGCATCCGGGCGAACAGCGTGTCGCCGGGTTTCGTCGAATCGCCCATGACGGCAGATCTTTATGCCAACCCGGCGGTTCGGGCATCGCGCGAGGCCTTCGTGCCGCTCGGACGGATCGCGCAGCCCGACGACATCGCGGCGGTCGTGTCGTTTCTTGCCGGACCGGACGCGCGCTACGTCACTGGCCAGAACATCCTGACCGACGGGGGGCTGTGCGACTCCATTCTCGACAAGACGCCGGGCAGGCCCTCGGCCGGCCCCAAGGCCTAG
- the queG gene encoding tRNA epoxyqueuosine(34) reductase QueG: protein MPTSPEDATPDTPADPGAELRDRALAMGYDAVGFAPASSSPELRERLSAFLAEGMHGDMGWLAAHETRRGDAAALWPGARSVVVVAASYRPAVDPLDVLSRPDRGGISVYARTGRDYHDALKKRLKELGRWLVAAHGGDARVFVDTAPVMEKPLAQAAGIGWQGKHTNLVSRAHGSWLFLGELFTTLELEPAAPETDHCGSCQRCLDACPTAAFPAPYRLDARRCISYLTIEHKGHIPREFRAPIGNRIYGCDDCLAVCPWNKFAQAAPRMDELLPRVELTAPRLAELARLDDASFRTLFSGSPIKRTGRDRFVRNVLIAIGNSGTPALAAEAERLLEDPSPLVRAMAVWALARLLPAPKLAALRRERVPLEADPDVIEEWRLLGTLGCGPSAC, encoded by the coding sequence ATGCCGACCTCGCCTGAAGACGCCACCCCGGACACGCCGGCCGATCCCGGAGCCGAACTCCGCGACCGCGCCCTGGCGATGGGATACGACGCGGTGGGCTTTGCGCCGGCCTCGTCGTCGCCGGAACTGCGCGAGCGCCTCTCCGCCTTCCTCGCGGAGGGCATGCACGGCGACATGGGGTGGCTGGCAGCGCACGAGACGCGCCGCGGCGACGCCGCCGCCCTCTGGCCCGGCGCGCGCTCGGTCGTCGTCGTCGCAGCGAGCTACAGACCGGCCGTGGACCCGCTCGACGTGCTCTCGCGGCCGGACCGGGGCGGGATATCCGTCTATGCCCGCACGGGGCGCGACTATCACGACGCGCTGAAGAAGCGTCTCAAGGAACTGGGCCGCTGGCTGGTGGCGGCGCATGGCGGCGACGCGCGGGTTTTCGTCGATACGGCGCCGGTCATGGAAAAGCCGCTGGCGCAGGCGGCCGGCATCGGCTGGCAGGGCAAGCACACCAACCTGGTGTCGCGCGCCCACGGATCCTGGCTCTTCCTGGGAGAGTTGTTCACCACGCTCGAACTGGAACCGGCGGCACCGGAGACGGACCATTGCGGCTCGTGCCAGCGCTGCCTCGACGCCTGCCCGACGGCGGCCTTCCCGGCCCCCTACAGGCTCGACGCCCGGCGCTGCATCTCCTACCTGACCATCGAGCACAAGGGACACATCCCGCGCGAGTTCCGCGCGCCGATCGGGAACCGCATCTACGGCTGCGACGACTGCCTCGCCGTGTGCCCATGGAACAAGTTCGCCCAGGCCGCCCCACGCATGGACGAACTTCTGCCGCGGGTCGAACTCACCGCACCCCGCCTCGCCGAACTCGCCCGGCTCGACGACGCCAGCTTCCGCACCCTGTTCTCCGGCTCACCGATCAAACGCACCGGCCGCGACCGCTTCGTCCGCAACGTGCTCATCGCCATCGGCAACAGCGGCACCCCCGCCTTGGCCGCAGAAGCGGAACGCCTCCTCGAAGACCCCTCCCCCCTGGTCCGCGCGATGGCCGTCTGGGCGCTGGCGAGACTGCTGCCAGCGCCAAAGCTGGCCGCGCTGCGCCGAGAGCGTGTTCCCTTGGAGGCCGATCCGGATGTGATCGAGGAGTGGCGGTTGCTGGGAACGCTTGGGTGCGGCCCCTCCGCCTGTTAG